GGAAGGTCCACGCCCAGCCAGCGCAGGGCGTCGGTGCGCGTGGAGAAGTACTGGGCGCGCGTGGACCGAATGATGAAATGTGCCATGACCCGATCCATGGGGCCAGATCCTAGGACGGCGACAGCTGTGGGGTGTTGATACCGGATAATCCGTTGCCTGCCCTCCAGGCTCACGCCCCGCAACGCTCCCATATGAATGAGAATCGGCTTTTCCCGCCAATCCGGTACAGCTGCCAGATGGCCGCGGAAGGCGAGCAGATCCGCGTCGGTTACGTCGCTTCCATCCTCTACCCGGACCTCGATCCACCGCACGTGGTCCTCAATGGTGTGACTGCGCACCTCGCTATGTCGATCATCTGGCTTCTCTGATGGCTTCTTGGGCACGGTGGCTTCCACGGTCATAAGGACGGGTGCGCCGCAATCCACTGTTGCGCCTCAAGGTGAGCAATTCTCCGGTAGAGGGTTGCCCGCGACATTCCCAAGTCTCGCGCGACGTGCGACGCGGGCTGGCCCTGCTCGATGAGCTGGCGCGCGTTCGCAATCTGGCTGTCACTGAACACTGGCCGCCGACCGCCAAGGTCCATACCTGAGTCCCGGCGCTTAATGGTGGAGTCGTTGACCCGTTCGCGTTTGATCTCGAGTTCCATCTGAGCGAGGGCGGCGAGGACGGTGAGAACCATGGATTCTCCCGGGGTGCCGGTATCCACGTTCCCGCCGCCAAGGTCGAGTACCCGCAGATTGACCCGACGCAACCGAAAGTCGCCGGCCAGCGCGAGCATGTTCGACGTCGACCGGCCGACCCGGTCAAGGGTCGTGACGATGAGAGTGTCGCCCTCCTGCAATGCCGTGAGTGCTGCATCAAACTGTGGGCGGCGCGCATGACCGCCACTGGCACCGTGATCCACATAAAGATCATCACGCTGGACACCGGCCTCAAGCAGGTCAGCAACTTGCCGATCCGCGTCCTGGCCGCGGGTCGATACCCGCGCATACCCGATCAGCTTGCTCACGCCACTCCCTTTTTGCCGACTGTCTTAGAACTGCCTCGCAACCGGCTACTCGGTCGAGAACAGTCAGCCCCTCTTATAAGACAGGGTAGCAAGACATCCATAAACCAGTAGTAGCGCGCTGGGAGTCATGGCTCGCCCTCGTGTCTCGCAACCCACATGTTACGAGGCGCCCATCGAGTGAACGGGTATGACCTTGAAATTGTCGACTTCCAGCATCTGGCGTCGTAGTACGGCATGGGTAGCGGCAGGTCCAAGACTCCCCGGCAGACATGAATGCCTAGCGCAGCTATCCCATGGTGTTCCGGAAGGTGGACATCACCCACGGCGGTGTCTGGTCATGGCGCGTCGATGGTGAGCTTCGCCTCGGCGACCTCGTCCAGTAGCCCGAGCTATGACTGTCACGAGGCGGGACGTGGTGCGGCGTGGGGTGCACTCAGTAAACAGCGGTCTGCGCTCTCCAAGTGAGCCGCTTCAATGAAATTGACCGCATACCCCCCCTCGCCGAAGGGGACGCTCAAGGTGAAACCACCGACCGGCCGTGCCCACGACCAACAGTGGTGCGGCACGCCCTGCGGCCGGGGAACGCTTTGACCGGTCTGACCCAGGTCCTGCTCACCGGTGCGTCCTGGGTGATCAGCCTCGCGGGGATGAATACTTCGTATCCCGGCGTGCCCAGACATCACCGCGACTTCCTCCCGCTCCCACCCGCCCTGTGAAACCCGAACCGGAGCCTGCCTATGAGGGCAGGGGGTTCGCGACACCAGGAAAGGCTGCCGTGAAGCCGAGCCGGACCCAGCAGCACCCTCCTGAAAGGGAAACCCTCGACAGTTCCACTCGCCTTCCTGCTGCACGCTCTGACCAGGGCGACGTTGAAGGGCTCTAGGCGATTGGGGGGATGTGCTGGATGATCAGGGAGGGACGAACCAGTTAACGGCCTCGTTGATCAAGGGATCGACTATGAGTTCAAGACAGCCCCATGAGGCATCCGGCAACGCGCCGGTGCTTCCACCCGGGCCGGAGCTGCTCGCCAGAGCCGACCGTGAGCAGGGTGAGAACGTCGATGGTCGGCCACTTCTCGAGCGGCATGGCGAACGGCGTCGGGAAACGGAACGAAAGCTTACCCTCCATATAGGAGCCTACCGGCTTGCGCACTCCCCAGCCGGGGCGGTCTGACATACATGGGCAAGCACCGGTCTGACCGCTGTCTCGACCAAAAGGAGTCGGGAATTAGTCTGCCGCGCCGTCGAACGCGGCACTGATCGAGGCGATATTGCCAGGATCCGCAAGCACTTAGGCACAGAGACGAGATCCAGTCATGACAGGTCCTAGCTCATCCGACCAGGAATCGACCCGAAGTCAGCAGGCGCTCAATTCGCCTGACCAGCGTGGGACGACCCCCCTAGGGGACGTGTTGCGCTTCCTTACTACTGAGACCAGTACGACAAACGAGGATTCAAACCTGTCCTCACCTGAGGACCACGAACTCTCATACAAAGTGCTGGAGGACAGGCAGGCACTCTTGGATGCCGCTATCCGGGACCTGAAGGTCATGGATGTACGTCTCCATCACTCCCGGTTCTAGTTTCTTGGGGCTCACAGTAATGGTCCGTCAAGCCTTCCTTCGGCTGCCGTGGAGGAGCCGGGCGCTGAAAGGTTCTGGCGCCGAGACGCCAGACGGCGACGGGATTCTGAAGAGAGACGGCAACGAATGTAACTGATTCGTCGTCGGGTCCGGCGGAGGGGTTGGCGAGATGGCGCCCTGGGTGAGCCCACCTGCAGGGCACCTTTTAGTGCTTTCCACGTCTTGGTGGCACCGTACAAGAAGGGAATGCTCCGGTACCCCTGCCTTAGAGGAGTGACGGTGACGAAGGCTTTCGTGGCGGCCTGGTTTCCCCTCTCAGTGGCAGGCACGCGTCGTTCGGCCGCCCGGGTCGGCGGACATCGCGGATCCGACTAATCCGTCCCTGTCATCGACGACCTCGCCGTTGTAAATCACCACGGACGCC
This genomic interval from Arthrobacter agilis contains the following:
- a CDS encoding recombinase family protein — encoded protein: MSKLIGYARVSTRGQDADRQVADLLEAGVQRDDLYVDHGASGGHARRPQFDAALTALQEGDTLIVTTLDRVGRSTSNMLALAGDFRLRRVNLRVLDLGGGNVDTGTPGESMVLTVLAALAQMELEIKRERVNDSTIKRRDSGMDLGGRRPVFSDSQIANARQLIEQGQPASHVARDLGMSRATLYRRIAHLEAQQWIAAHPSL